In Acetobacteroides hydrogenigenes, the DNA window GGCTAACCAGCTTCTTCGCCAGCTGGGATTGCTGCTCTTTTTGGCGGGTGTTGGAACATCGGCCGGTCAGCATATTGTGGCTACCTTCGAGCAGTATGGCATTATGCTCTTCTTGGTTGGTGCTGCCATTACCCTAATTCCTATGGTTATTGCAGCGCTCGTTGGGCATTACATCTTTAAGATGAACATTTTTTATCTGCTTGGCACTATTACGGGTGGTATGACCAGCACGCCTGGTCTTGCAGCTACCGACAGCATGACGAAAACAAATATTCCGACGCTAGCCTACGCAACGGTTTATCCCATTGCGCTGGTGCTGCTGATAATCGTGATACAGATTTTGAGCTACTTCTAGGGTGTAAAATACGAAGAGGCCTCGCAACTGCGAGGCCTCTCTTATTTTTTGGGGTATGGCATTTGGCCGTCAAGCGGGCTACAGCTAGTTGACCCGATACGTGTTGTTTGCTGCAAAGGCATCGGGGATGTTGGCATCGCCTAGGGCAACCTTAGCAACCTTTTTGTCGAAGGTCTGCTTTAGCCTCCAGGTGCTACTCTTTTCCCAAACCTGTGCGGTATGGTAGATGGTTTGGGTGGTTCCATCGTTGAAGGTGACGGTGAGCTTTATGGGCACGGGGAACAGCCCCTTCTTGGTAACGGTCAGGTTAACCTTGTCGTCGCTGATGGTAACATCTTCTAATGCCAAATCGGCATAGCCGTACTCGTAGAACCAGGGGTTCCAGTACCACGAGTAGTCTTTACCCGTTACCGAGTTGATGGTGTAGATAAGGTCGGTTGGCGTTGGGTGCTTGCTCGCCCAGCGGGTAACGTACTCCTTAATCACCTTTTGGAATACTTTCTCGCCCAGCATATCGTGCAGGAAGTAGAAGCCAACAGCTGCTCTGCCGTAGTTCTGCATAAAGCTGGTGGCCACGTTTAGGTTGGTGGATGGCACCGATAGCGGAACGTCGTTGGTGGTGCCCATGGTTCGTTTACCCCATGCCGCGATATAGTAGTGGGCGTTGGTATTCCCATACTCCTGTTCGATGGCCTTAGGGATAAACGTTACGAGGCCCTCGTCTATCCAGCCGTAGAGGGTTTCGTTGGTGCCCACCATAAAGGGGAAGTAGCTGTGGCTAACCTCGTGCGAGGTTACGAATGCCTTTTGTATCGGATCGGTTACGGGGCCATCGTTGCACATCATAGGGAACTCCATCCCGAAGTCGCCCTCGTAAACGGTCATGTGGGGGTAGGGGTAGGGTACGCCAATCAGCTTTTCGGAAAGGCGCTTAATGGAGCGCTGCGCTATCTCGGCGACGTTTTCGCCCGCTGTCGACCCAACCTTATAGACGGCATTCACCAGCACGCGGCGCTGGGTAGCGGGATCAACCTCTACGCTGGTGGCATCCCACACGTAGCTGTCGCTTACGCCAAAGGCAAAATCGGGCACGTTGGAGGCCTTAAAGCGCCACACGTTTTCGGTATCCGCTTTAAGGATGCTGTTGCTGGCGATATCCTCGGCGGTTATCACCCTTACCAGCTGGTCGGACTTTTTCGCGCTGGCTATTCTCTCCAGAATCTTGTCCGAAAAGATGGCATCGGCATTTTGCAGCTCACCGGTTGCCCAGGCCACCTGATTCCTGGGGAGCGTAATCTCCACATCGAAGCTGCAGTAGTCGTTGTAGAACTCCTGTAGCCCGGTGTAGCTGTCGGTGCTCCATCCGTTGATGTCGTCGTATACGGCTATCTGCGGATACCAGTAGGCAACGAAGTAGGTGCCCGTATCGTATCGGCCCATGCGGATTTTTGTTTTGTTGGGGAGCTTTACCTTCCAAGCGATATCCAGCGTAACCGAGGTATTCGCCTTAATGCTTGGTTTCATGGGGATGATGGCGTTGGTGCCCGCGTACTTCAGCTTTTCGGTGCTGATTGGTGATCCGTTAACGCGTATCTCTTGCAGCTCTACGCCGTTATTCAGGTCGGCAGGGTCTACGGCAGACTGGCGCTCGGCACCTGCCTTAAAGAGGTTGGGATAGAGTCGAAGAATAATATTCCTTAGCGAGTCGGGGCTGTTGTTCTCGTATACGATGGTCTCGCGCCCCACCAGCACGCCCGTCTTGGGGTCGAAGGAGGCCTTAATCGTATAGTCCGATCGGTTTTGGAAGTACTTTGGTCCCGGTTTACCGTCGGTGGTGCGGGTTCCACGCTCGATGGCCCGCTGCACGTTGAGCGGTACGAACAGCTTTGGCGGCTGCGCCATCAGCTGAAGGCTTAACAGCAAGCCTAGCGATGCTACAATGGTTCTGCGCTTCATAGATTTCTGTTGAAGAAGGTTGTTTTTTGCCTAAAGACGCACGAGGAACGGAGATGTGACGGGGAGAAGAGTATCAAGATGCAAGATTCAAGACATAAGACTCAAGACTCGAGACGCATGGCTTATCTTGTAGTTCTATAAGAGAATCACTTCGCGAAGAGATGGTCCAACGAAGATATTTGACGCATCACTTCGCGAAGTGATGGCCAAAAAAAGATTTTTGATGCATCAATCTGCGAAGTGATGGCCCAAAAAAGATTTTTGACGCATCACTTCGCGAAGTGATGGCAAAAAAAAGTTTTTTGGCGCATCAATCTGCGAAGTGATGGCCCAAAAAAGATATTTGGCGTATCACTTCGCGAAGTGAGGGTCATCCCAAAATTTTTTGACCATTAAAAGTGGCAAAAGCCCATTTTGGGCGTTTAGATGCTGTGTAAACGGCTACCTTCATCCCATCAAAAAAAAAAAGTTGCTGCGCAGCTGTAATAGAATCGCCACGAAATCGTCTTTAAGGAAACAAGCGACAAAAAATGCTCACGATAAATAGCCCAACCATACGAAATCGGCTGCTTCGGGTTGCCCTCCGCCTGCTGGGGAGCAAAGACGATGCCGAGGATGTGGCGCAGGAGGTGCTGCTGAAGCTCTACCAGCGCAGCGATGTGGAGGAGCTCAAGAACGTGGAGGCCTACGCCGTAACGATGGCCAAAAACCTCTGCTTCGACATCAAGCGAAAGACGACAAACCATCGAACGGTAGAGCTAGAGCAGGCCGACGGGAAGCACGAGAGCCAAACGCCCCATACCTGCCTCGAGCAGGCCGATACCTACGGCTTCGTCCGGCAAACGATGGAGGAGCTAAACGACAGCTACAAGCTGGTAATCCAGCTGCGCGACATCGAGGAGCTGGAGTTCGACGAGATTGCCACCATCATGGGCATGAACGAGAACCAGGTGCGGGTAACGCTCTCGCGAGCCCGAAAAAAGCTGAGGGATGCCCTCGTAAACGATAAAAACTTTGAGTATGGAACGGATAGCGGAGCTTTTAAACAGGTACTTTGAGGGTGAAACCTCGATCGAGGAGGAGCGGGAGCTCAGGGCGTTCTTCCGTACCACGCAAATACTACCCTCGCAGTGGGAGGACTACCGAACCATCTTCGGCTACTTCGATGGCGAGCGGGCCATTGTCAGCGACAGGGGCGCTGCGGCCCTACCCGTTAGGCATCGGGTAAGGAATATCGCCTGGCTGTCGACCGTTGCAGCGGCTGCTGCCTGTGCTGTCTTTGCCTTACTCTACGAGGTAAAGGAGCCTACGATTGTTGCTCCGGAACGAAGCGTAGCCCAAGCGGTGAAGGTCGAAAGGGTGGAGGAGGTTAACCGCGTTGCCCCTCAGCCCGCGAAGGTGGCACCGGTTGCCATCAGCAAGGGTAAGAAGAATAGGAAGGTTGCCCCTGCTAAAGTAGAGGAAGCCAAGAGCCGCATCGTTAAGCCAGCCCGCAAAAGGCAAACCATCGATGCCCTCGAGGAGGTGAATGGGGTGGATAATAGTTTGAAAAAATTTGAGGTAATCCGCGACGTAAACCGCTCGCTATCGCCCCTCTCGAGCTTGGCCTACCTGGAAAAGTATTGCCCTGCCGAAGACGAGAACAACAAAAAGTAAAATAGTATACAACCCAAAAACTCAATCAGGATGAAAAAGTTACTCTTCATCGCCCTACTACTTGTAGGGGGTGCTGCTACCGGTATCAGCAGCACATCGGCCCAGTGCAAGATCGACGATATCTACGAAAAGTATCGCACCAACGAGCGCTTCAACAGCGTAAACATGAGCAAGGAGATGCTCACCCTTGTTGCTGCTCAGCACAACGCTGATCGCATAAAGGAGGATGTCAAGAACATGAGCAGCGTCAAGATCCTTTCGGTAAAGGTTCCTAGCAGCAAAAAGGGCCATAGTTTTGGTATCTCTACAAATGGAAATGGTTCGGTTTACTTCGATAGCGAAGCTTTTGAAGCAAACTTGAATGAATCGTTAAGCGAATCGCTGAGTAGCATCAACGAAAGTTCTACAACTCTTACTAAGGAACAAAAGGAGGAGAAGGAGAAAAAGATAAAGGAAAAGTTGGCGCAAAAAGAGGCTCAGCTTAAAAAGAAGATGGAAGAAAAGCAGGCAGAGGTAAAAAAGCGAAAAGAAGAGGCTCAAAAGAAGCAGGATGAGATTAAGGGACTGATGGAGCAGGTGGCTAAGGATGCCAGCTCGTGCATCGAGGCCTCGAAGTACGCCGAGCTGATGAGCGTTAACGAGGATGGCAAGCTGGTAAAGTACTTTGCCAAGATGGAGGCCGAAAAGATAAAGGAGTTTGTAGTGGTAACCAAAAGCGATCGCGAATACAGCCTAATTATCATCAAGGGCGACGATGTAAAAATCCAATCGGTTAGCCGTCTCAGCTACCTCATACCAAGCGCAAAAATTGACGTAGACGATTACATCAATTAAATGTTGTCGTAGAGACAGGTTTAAAACCCGTATCTCTCAAAATGAACGCCGATAATCGCATTAACGTAGAGACAGGTTTCAAACCTGTCTCTTTTTTGTCTATTTCTGCTTCTTCGAGCTTCCACTGCTGGCAATGGGCGCCATTCCAGCCTAGGCATGATTATTTCTAGCGACGATATTGATACGGAATACCTTTACTAGCGTTGTAAATATTAAATTGAAGTACAATATCCATTACCATTACGATTATCGCCGTAAAGAATAGCAATACTATAAGCAATATTTTAATCGTTTTGCGTTTCATTGGGCTGACTAGCGCGAAGCATTTACTTCCGGTCGTTGTATTTCACGGGGACTGGTCAGCATCAATTCTGCTACGCTTTCCAGCTTCCACTGCTGGCAGTACGCTCCATTCCAGTATATGTTGTGTACCCTACCGCTAAAGCAGGCATCTAAAACTCTCCCGGTTGCCTTATGCACAATGCAGCAGTAGCTGTCGCCAACGTTATCAATCGACCATTTTTGGTTGTCGCTTCCATTCCATTGGCGGGTGTAAACGTCGCCTCGTGCGTTTCCCTCAAGAACCAGCTGGGTAAAATTCTGGACGATTCGGTAGTAATCATCTTCCACCTTTTCGAATAGCCAGCGTTGGCTACTTCTGCCGCTTCGCTCGTTTGCGCAGACAACCTCTTCTTCACAATCCAGGACACTACCAATGCTTCGGTTAGTAATCTTGAAATAGGACTCTTGGATAATCATTTCTTTTAGTTTTTAATTTTGATTAGAGATTACTTATACTCCATCCTCGTTTCCTCAAAAAAGTACAGGGGCAAATTACGGAGGCTCTAGGTGGTTGTCAATGATTCTAGGACGGGCAGAAGGCATAAACAGCGCGAAATGGAGCTAAGGACTATGGCGCAGAATGGAAGGTTTCAAGTAGAATACGAAGGTTTCATAAACCTGCCGTAGAGGTGGGTTTCGAACTAGGGTTTTAGCTTTCAAACCAAATTCTTCAATACAACGAGACGCATGCAATGCGTCTATACCCCTGAAACGCTCATTCTGGGTGGTAGAGACGCGATGCTCGCGTCTTGGAATATTATGAATAGATTTACCCCAATGTTTCGAACTCGTCCAACCTATTAGTTTTAGAAACTTGTGCTGATTAAAAAAATAGGGGCAGGTTCAAAACCTGCCCCTATAGCGTTTATATCACAAATCTCAATACGTAAATCTCACATCAGCTTAGTGCGCCACCAACCAGTTCTCGCCCACGCCCGCCTCGGCGGTAAGCGGAACGGCCAGCTGCGCGGCGCTCTCCATCTTTTCGACAACCAGCTGCTTCACCTCGTCGAGTTCGGGCTTGTACACGTCGAAAACCAATTCGTCATGTACCTGCAGCGTCATCTTGGTGCGGAGGTTGCGGCGCTTTAGTTCGGCGTGGATGGCAATCATGGCAATTTTGATGATATCGGCGGCGGAGCCCTGCAGCGGTGCGTTGATGGCGTTGCGCTCGTCGAGGCTGCGGCTCATGGCGTTGCCTGCATTGATGTTGCGCAGGTAGCGCTTGCGCCCGAAGAGGGTGGTTACGTAGCCGTCGGCACGTCCCTGCTCGATGACGCGATCCATGTAGGCCTTTACGCCGGGGTACGACTCGAAGTAGCCATCGATTAGCTCCTTGGCCTCGCCCCGCGGAATGTTCAGCCGCTGCGAAAGGCCGAAGGCCGATATCCCGTAGATGATGCCGAAGTTGGCTGTCTTGGCCCTACCGCGTTGCTCGCGCGTCACCTCCGACGGTTTCACGTGGTACACCTTGGCGGCGGTTGCCGTGTGGATGTCGGCGTTGTGGATAAAGGCCTCCACCATCGACGGGTCGTTGCTGAAGTGGGCCATCAAGCGTAGCTCAATCTGCGAGTAGTCGGCCGAGAGCACCAGATGCTCCTCGTCGCTGGCGATAAAGGCGCGGCGAATCTCCTTGCCGCGCTCGTCGCGGATGGGTATGTTTTGCAGGTTGGGGTTGTTGGAGCTAAGTCGGCCCGTTGCCGTTACCGTTTGGTTGTACGAGGTGTGGATGCGCCCATCCGTTTTGCTTATAAGCGCAGGCAGCGCCTCCACATAGGTGGAGAGCAGCTTCTTCACGCCACGGAACTCCAGAATCTTGTCCACAATGGGGTGCTTATCGCGAAGCTGCTGGAGCGTCTCCTCGCTGGTGGAGTACTGCTTGGTCTTGGTCTTCTTGGTGGTATCGCTAATCTTCAGCTTCTCGAAGAGGATTACCCCCAGCTGCTTTGGCGAGCTGATGTTGAGCGTTGGATCGCCCGCCATCGCCTTAATCTCCTCGTCTAAAACCAAAAGGTCCTTCATCAGTACGCCAGCGTACTCCTTTAGCGCGATATCATCAATCTTAACGCCCGTAAACTCCATGTCG includes these proteins:
- a CDS encoding RICIN domain-containing protein, which encodes MIIQESYFKITNRSIGSVLDCEEEVVCANERSGRSSQRWLFEKVEDDYYRIVQNFTQLVLEGNARGDVYTRQWNGSDNQKWSIDNVGDSYCCIVHKATGRVLDACFSGRVHNIYWNGAYCQQWKLESVAELMLTSPREIQRPEVNASR
- a CDS encoding RNA polymerase sigma factor — translated: MLTINSPTIRNRLLRVALRLLGSKDDAEDVAQEVLLKLYQRSDVEELKNVEAYAVTMAKNLCFDIKRKTTNHRTVELEQADGKHESQTPHTCLEQADTYGFVRQTMEELNDSYKLVIQLRDIEELEFDEIATIMGMNENQVRVTLSRARKKLRDALVNDKNFEYGTDSGAFKQVL
- a CDS encoding M1 family metallopeptidase, which produces MKRRTIVASLGLLLSLQLMAQPPKLFVPLNVQRAIERGTRTTDGKPGPKYFQNRSDYTIKASFDPKTGVLVGRETIVYENNSPDSLRNIILRLYPNLFKAGAERQSAVDPADLNNGVELQEIRVNGSPISTEKLKYAGTNAIIPMKPSIKANTSVTLDIAWKVKLPNKTKIRMGRYDTGTYFVAYWYPQIAVYDDINGWSTDSYTGLQEFYNDYCSFDVEITLPRNQVAWATGELQNADAIFSDKILERIASAKKSDQLVRVITAEDIASNSILKADTENVWRFKASNVPDFAFGVSDSYVWDATSVEVDPATQRRVLVNAVYKVGSTAGENVAEIAQRSIKRLSEKLIGVPYPYPHMTVYEGDFGMEFPMMCNDGPVTDPIQKAFVTSHEVSHSYFPFMVGTNETLYGWIDEGLVTFIPKAIEQEYGNTNAHYYIAAWGKRTMGTTNDVPLSVPSTNLNVATSFMQNYGRAAVGFYFLHDMLGEKVFQKVIKEYVTRWASKHPTPTDLIYTINSVTGKDYSWYWNPWFYEYGYADLALEDVTISDDKVNLTVTKKGLFPVPIKLTVTFNDGTTQTIYHTAQVWEKSSTWRLKQTFDKKVAKVALGDANIPDAFAANNTYRVN
- a CDS encoding DUF4252 domain-containing protein — encoded protein: MKKLLFIALLLVGGAATGISSTSAQCKIDDIYEKYRTNERFNSVNMSKEMLTLVAAQHNADRIKEDVKNMSSVKILSVKVPSSKKGHSFGISTNGNGSVYFDSEAFEANLNESLSESLSSINESSTTLTKEQKEEKEKKIKEKLAQKEAQLKKKMEEKQAEVKKRKEEAQKKQDEIKGLMEQVAKDASSCIEASKYAELMSVNEDGKLVKYFAKMEAEKIKEFVVVTKSDREYSLIIIKGDDVKIQSVSRLSYLIPSAKIDVDDYIN